GCCGGCTGGACCGCCCACGTCTACGAGCAGTACAGCGACAACCGCTTGATTCGGCCCGAGTCGGAATACATCGGCCCGATGAACGTGCGCTACACGCCGGTCGATGAGCGCACCTGAGCCGCCCGAGCGCCGCGTAGGGCCTGCGCGGCCAACGGCGTGCATGCCGATTTCGCCTGCGCCAGCGCATGCCCGAAACACTGCCACCGCGCAGCCCGTGTAACTGCCGGCTGCTATGCTTACCGGCAGTAGCGCCAAGCCACGATACAAGGAGGTATCCGTATGAACTTTGCCCCAACCGACGATCACGAGCTATTGCGCCAGACCGTGCGTGAGTTTGCCGAGAAAGAGGCCCGCCCGAGCGCCGCCGCGCGCGACGAGGCCATGGAATGGCCGGGCGAGTTAGTCAAGCAGATGGGCCGGCTCGGATTGCTGGGCGTGGCCATCGCCGAGGAGTACGGCGGCGCCGCGCTCGACTACATCTCGTACGCGATCGTGGTCGAAGAGCTCTCGCGCGTTGATGCCTCGCTCGGCGTGATTGCATCGGTCAATAACTCGCTGGTGTGCCACGGCATCGAGCAGTTTGGCACCGAAGCACAAAAGCGCGAGCTACTGACCCCACTGGCGGCCGGGCAGGCGCTCGGCGCCTTCTCGCTCTCCGAGCCGGGTGCCGGCTCCGATGCGGCCGCGCAAAAAACCACCGCAGTGCGCGACGGCGACGATTACATCATCAACGGGGTTAAGAACTGGGTGACCAATGGCGATCACGCCGATACGATCATCCTGATGGCCATGACCGACCCATCCAAAGGCGTGCGCGGCATCAGCGCGTTCCTGGCCGACGCGCACGCGCCCGGCTGTAGCGTGGTGAAGGTCGAGCACAAGCTGGGCATTCGCAGCGCGCACTCGTGCCAGATGGCCTACGACAACTACCGCGTGCCGGCCTGGCGCCGGCTGGGCGACGAGGGCCAGGGCTTCAAGATCGCTATGACTATTCTGAACGCCGGGCGGATCGGTATTGCCGCCCAGGCAGTCGGCATTGCGCAGGGCGCCTACGAGGCCGCGCTCGAGTACGCCAAGCTCCGCGAGCAGTTCGGTAAGCCGATCATCGAGTTCGAGGGCGTCGGCTTCACGCTGGCCGATATGGCCACGCGGATCAAGGCCGCGCGCCTGCTGACCTACGAGGCGGCCTGGCGCAAGACCAACCACCTCGATTATATTGCGGCGGCTTCGATGGCCAAGCTGTTCGCGGCCGAGACGGCGATGTGGACGGCGACCAAGGCGGTGCAGGTGCATGGCTCGAACGGCTATTCCAAGGAATACCCGGTCGAGCGCTTCTTCCGCGATGCGAAGATCACCGAGATCTACGAGGGCACGAGCGAGATCCAGCGGCTGGTGATCTCGCGCGAAATTGCGAAGTAGGCGGCCCAACCCCAACTAGCGCGGGCGAGCAATCGTTGCTCGCCCGCGCCTGCTATGCCTGGTTCGATTCACGTTCGGCCACATGCCGGCGCGCTGCCCCTGCCTGGCCCAGCTAGGCGGGCGGTGGCTCGGCCGTGGGTGGCTCGGCCGTCGGTGGCTCGGCTGTCGGTGGCTCGGCCGTGGGTGGCTCGGCCGTCGGTGGCTCGGCTGTCGGTGGCTCGGCCGTCGGTGGCTCGGCTGTCGGCGGCTCGGCCGTTGGCGGCTCGGCTGTCGGCGGCACTGGCGTATTCGTCGGCACCGGCGTAGGCGTCTTAGTCGGCTTGGGTGTCCTGGTCGGCGTCGGCGTATTGGTCGGCGCAGGCGTGTTGGTTGGTGCCGGCGTATTGGTCGGCGCGGGCGTATTCGTCGGCGGGACGCGTGTGGCGGTCGGCGGCACCGGCGTGGCCGAGGGCGTCTCGCCCGGCTGCAGTGTCGCGGTTGGCCGCGCCACAGTGGCCGTAGCGGCCCGCACGGTTGCAGTTGGTGGCACCGGCGCGCTGGTCGCTGTCGGCTTACGGCCCGAGCCAGAAGATGTGCCCGAGTCGGCCGGGCTAGGTGTGCTGGTGGCATTTGCCGGCGCCGCCACAGGCGACGAGCCGCCGCCATTCACCGGGGCGCTGGTGGGCTGGCCAGGCGCGGGCGTGGGCGTCTTGGCCGGCGTAATGCTCGGCACCACCGGCGGGCGGATGATCGTCGGCTCCACCGCCAGCTGCGCAACATTGCCAAACGGCGCAGACTCGGCGGCAATATAGGTTGTGGGCGTCGGCACAGGCGGCGCCTCGCTGGTCGGGTCGTCGATCAGCGTGCCGGCCAGGCTCGACCCACCAGCATCGGACCCCAGAAACGCCGGGTCGAGCAGATCGGCGCCCGAGCCACCCGAGCCACCGCCAAACAGCGGCGAGTACGCGCCCGACGCCAGGATGGCAATATTCGGCGTGACCAGATCGAGCAGGCCGATCGTAATCAGCACGACGACCACACAGATCGCGGCAACAAGTCCCATTTTCTGCTTCGAGTACACGTGAAATCCTCCCTGGGAGGCAAGGGTGCGATGCAGGCGTGAATGTAGGCCTCGGTTTTTCCCTTTGTAATGATACAGCGTAGCCGAAGCAGATGCGCAGGCCGTGAGTGCTATGATAATACGCAGGTAACAGTTTGTTCACAATCATAGCTGATTTCACGATCGTGATGCGATCGGCCGGCGCCGGCTACGATGAGTATTTAGTTATGTGTGGGAATATGCAGTATACTGGTACGCTCAGCCAGGGTGTAGAACACGCGGAGGATGGGCCATGGATCAGCGAACTTGGCTCCAGCGCTGGGCGCTGCTGATCGCCCCGGCG
The sequence above is drawn from the Candidatus Kouleothrix ribensis genome and encodes:
- a CDS encoding acyl-CoA dehydrogenase, whose translation is MNFAPTDDHELLRQTVREFAEKEARPSAAARDEAMEWPGELVKQMGRLGLLGVAIAEEYGGAALDYISYAIVVEELSRVDASLGVIASVNNSLVCHGIEQFGTEAQKRELLTPLAAGQALGAFSLSEPGAGSDAAAQKTTAVRDGDDYIINGVKNWVTNGDHADTIILMAMTDPSKGVRGISAFLADAHAPGCSVVKVEHKLGIRSAHSCQMAYDNYRVPAWRRLGDEGQGFKIAMTILNAGRIGIAAQAVGIAQGAYEAALEYAKLREQFGKPIIEFEGVGFTLADMATRIKAARLLTYEAAWRKTNHLDYIAAASMAKLFAAETAMWTATKAVQVHGSNGYSKEYPVERFFRDAKITEIYEGTSEIQRLVISREIAK